The proteins below are encoded in one region of Paenarthrobacter ilicis:
- a CDS encoding DMT family transporter, which translates to MTTTTPAEPGQPSPDMPPRTTPAPAAAISKLGIAAVIVTVVLWASAFVGIRAVGPSFSPGSLTLGRLAVAAVVLGAVVLPTLKIWPRGREWFPIVAYGVMWFGGYNVALNAAEHMLDAGTSAMLINVSPILIAILAGVVLKEGFPRWLLIGSGVAFCGVAMIALGSGQRSTADVAGVLLCLLAAVLASVSAILQKPVLRKFTAGQATWFGIMVGAVCCLPWTGQLVAEVQAAPLPATLGLVYLGIFPTAIAFTTWAYALSLISAGRLAATTYLVPGTTILISWAVLQEVPTIWGLLGGVICLIGVGLTRRKGR; encoded by the coding sequence ATGACAACCACCACCCCGGCCGAACCCGGCCAGCCTTCCCCGGATATGCCCCCGCGCACCACCCCCGCGCCCGCGGCAGCCATCAGCAAGCTCGGCATCGCAGCTGTGATCGTCACCGTCGTCCTGTGGGCGTCCGCGTTCGTGGGCATCCGCGCAGTCGGCCCCAGCTTCTCCCCCGGTTCCTTGACGCTGGGACGGTTGGCGGTTGCCGCCGTCGTTCTTGGAGCGGTGGTGCTTCCTACCCTCAAAATCTGGCCACGCGGCCGGGAATGGTTTCCGATTGTGGCCTACGGCGTGATGTGGTTCGGCGGCTACAACGTGGCCCTGAACGCTGCCGAGCACATGCTGGATGCCGGAACCAGCGCCATGCTGATCAACGTGTCCCCCATCCTCATCGCGATCCTGGCCGGAGTGGTCCTGAAGGAGGGTTTCCCGCGCTGGCTGTTGATCGGCAGCGGGGTGGCGTTCTGCGGCGTGGCGATGATCGCCCTGGGTTCAGGGCAGCGTTCGACGGCGGACGTGGCCGGCGTGCTGTTATGCCTGCTGGCGGCGGTACTCGCCTCCGTGAGCGCGATCCTCCAGAAGCCGGTTCTGCGAAAGTTCACTGCGGGGCAGGCAACCTGGTTCGGCATCATGGTGGGCGCGGTGTGCTGCCTGCCGTGGACCGGCCAACTGGTGGCCGAGGTCCAGGCTGCTCCCCTGCCCGCAACGCTGGGCCTGGTGTATCTGGGGATCTTCCCCACGGCCATCGCCTTCACCACGTGGGCGTACGCGTTGTCCCTTATCTCCGCAGGGAGGCTGGCGGCCACCACCTACCTCGTCCCGGGCACCACCATTCTGATTTCCTGGGCGGTCCTGCAGGAAGTGCCCACCATCTGGGGGCTGCTGGGCGGAGTGATCTGCTTGATCGGCGTCGGGCTCACCCGACGGAAGGGCCGTTAG